In a single window of the Biomphalaria glabrata chromosome 5, xgBioGlab47.1, whole genome shotgun sequence genome:
- the LOC106058522 gene encoding mediator of RNA polymerase II transcription subunit 8-like, with protein MQAPQSKEEKQLETSLDDLLQRVRELKQGISSFIYKLENDYQNISWPNMMEHFGVLSSGLSTTKRLLKAEKMPLLRNYVLFPILLSPDRDPHLEKLTEGRVLAFNHEVVPDYLRTKPEPEVEEKVQLLSVKASSITPEVAQKQLTALNKITSNILDIINASSDEWDKDSNQKNVVPSTSSPQDTLTLISAITKGSKLRRPDPTSMQQCPPMGPTQQQQMQQQQQLQPQKPMPVVGRVPSTIKTNIKAAATSHPYQRP; from the exons ATGCAAGCGCCACAATCT AAAGAAGAAAAGCAACTGGAAACTTCTCTTGATGATTTACttcagagagtgagagaactaAAGCAAGGCATATCAAGCTTTATCTACAAACTAGAAAATGATTATCAAAATATATCTTG GCCAAATATGATGGAACATTTTGGAGTTTTGTCATCTGGTTTAAGTACAACAAAGCGACTGTTAAAAGCTGAAAAAATGCCACTTCTAaggaattatgttttatttcCTATTCTTCTATCTCCAGACAGAGATCCCCATTTAGAG AAACTTACGGAAGGCAGAGTTCTTGCTTTTAACCATGAAGTTGTACCAGACTATTTACGAACAAAGCCAGAACCAGAGGTTGAAGAGAAAGTTCAGTTACTCAGTGTGAAAGCATCATCTATTACTCCTGAAGTAGCCCAG AAACAATTGACAGCATTGAACAAAATAACTAGCAATATACTGGACATTATCAATGCCTCAAGTGATGAATGGGACAAAGATTCAA ATCAAAAAAATGTTGTACCATCCACCTCCTCACCACAAGATACACTCACTCTCATTTCGGCTATAACTAAGGGGTCAAAATTACGTCGTCCTGATCCCACATCAATGCAGCAATGCCCTCCTATGGGACCAACTCAACAGCAACAAATGCAGCAACAGCAACAACTCCAGCCTCAAAAGCCAA TGCCTGTTGTAGGAAGAGTGCCAAGTACAATCAAGACCAATATAAAAGCAGCAGCAACATCTCATCCATATCAAAGACCTTga